The DNA region acacaaaatcagcctattctcacgaaagtttgaaaaactttaagagcttggaggcttataaatacttcgttgctggttgggtaaaacaggtcctcgtccacgaaaatcctgcaggaatctatcttgtgcttggaaaggtgagttacgaaattttcaattcaaaatcttttgttcttgctaacatccactgtcaagtctaatgtgtttcatgtcatttgtcaatggagttagggcttttaatgtttatatggtttagcgatagcactctcactacatacatacgtgtatgttgtcggcgattagcctagcaatgatcttaattgtggttgtcagcccaaaaccctctaaatatatattaaatgcatcttaccagatataaaatgactactacataatctgtggtaatcgtttggagcccagttttctcgtcgaattgcagcagcccatctcgatctctcctctccgggtctctcggaatccggtagaacttcaagtctctccgtctatcttctctgttattgcaaccgaccgccacacacgccttcaccattttgattattaatgttaacgagcagaaaaacacgccgtaaatgggaggaatgtacgtagccgtaacaggtaaacacgatgtgttgacggacaattgggcggcaccagtcaggagggcggagttgtgacgtcacgtgggtagggtctgtaacaccatttaccatctcCGGAGCCAATATTATAGCATCTATTGCTTGGGTATGTTTCCACCAGTTTTGCACATATATagactgatatatatatatatatatatatatatatatatatatatatatatatatatatttatattatggTTGGGACTTTAACACATTAATTTCGATCAATTAATTATAAAGCTTTTAACGCGTTGAATATTTTAGCGCAATTAATTGTTTCCGTTCAAATTGTCCGCATGCGGAACCTTTCTACTCTTGCGTTTCTGGTACGCCGGTAAATCTGACGCACACAAACAAACGCAACAGTATCAGTGATGGAAGACGACGTTTTATTTGGACCGTTGGGGGGTAATTTTTCGTATAAAAAGCGTCTTGATGGGGCAATAGACAAGAGCATCGTTTTGTGCAAGCTGTGCAGAATGGAATTTGCCTATCACCGAAGCAATTCCAGCCTCAAGTACCATCTCAATGCTAAACACATCGGGGCGAGCACAGACTTGGCTAACGCTAGCGTTCACACTCGCGGCAACAAACGCTCCAGCAAGCCTACTCTGGATGAAATGACGGGTTTCCGAGCCATAATAAGTCAGTTTGCATTAGATAAATTATGCAACTccctggcaaaatggattgcaaAGGATTGTAGACCACTTTCTGTGGTGGAGGATGGGGGACTTCAGTCCGTGCTACAAATAGCTACATCTGACTCAACTTACGAACGACCATGCCGGAAAACTATGGCAAACAAGATTAAGCTGCTATATGATGACGAAAAGCAGACCAAAGAAGACCTTTTGAAGTCTGTCGAGTGTGTTGCTTTGACGGGAGACCACTGGACTTCTTTGAGCAATTCTAACTATCTCGGAGTGACCGCACATACAATACAAGTGGTCAACAATGAATGGCATTTGGCGTCTTTCGTCCTGACTGTGCAAAAAGCCAACGACAGGCACTATGCGATAAACTGCGCGGACcagtttttttcggtagctgagTCCTGGGAGATTGAACGAAAAGTCACAACAATTGGTACGGATTGTGCCAGAAACATGATGGCAGCAGCAAGACAACTACCGTTTCAACACATGCCCTCTGTAGCGCACATTTTGCAAAGAGCTATCCCAGTGTGCCTGGAAAATTGTGGATTTAATGATGTACTGACAAAATGCTGCAAAATAGTAGGTCATTTCAGACATAGCCCAGCCAACACTGTGGAACTGCATCaggagcaaagagcactggatcaGGAGAAGGAGCCCCTAGTCCAAGATGTTTCCACAAGATGGAACTCTACACTGTTCATGATTGGTCGTCTTCTCAAGAACAAAGATGCAGTAAATGCTACCCTGGCCAAACAGAAACACAAGCTGGTCTGCCACAGAGTGGATAAAGCTGGAGAAGTTGGCTGCCATCCTTGAACCATGCAGGTAAACGGAGTAATTTAAATTATTTCTATAATAAATATTGCCTAAATTGGATTTGTGTAATTGCTAAcagaataataaaatatatcttttttttctttttttttttttttatgcagatATGTGACTGAACTATTTGGCGGTGAGACGTATGTGTCCTGTTCTGTGGTGTTGCCTGCCCTTCGATACCTGTACAACACCATGAAGGTCTCAGATGAGGACTCAACCTACATTGTGAGATACAAGACTGCCTTCAGGAAAGATTTGTCTGAGCGCAAAGCTACACTCAACCAAGAATGGCTCAAGCTGGCTACAGTGCTCGACCCATGCTTTAAAGATTTAAAGTGTCTTTCAAGTGAAGAGCGAGAAGTGGTGTGGAGCAAACTTGAGGAGCTTCTGGTGGCAGAATCCAACAAGGCTACTTCAGAGCGCAGGAATGAGCCGCCAAAGACGAGAGACCTCTTGTTCTTTGCTTCAGATTCTGAGTCTGATGACAGTGATGATGGTCATAGTCATGCCCTGAGCCTTTACAGAGCTGAACACTCAGTCAGTGAGACAGACTGCCCACTATCATGGTGGTCAGTTCACGCAGGAGCTCATCCACATGTGTCCAATCTGGCCAAAAAGTATCTAGCAAGTCCCGCCACGTCCGTTCCATGTGAGAGGATTTTCTCACTAGCTGGAAACATTATTCAGAAGAAAAGAGCTGCATTGAGTGCTGAAAATGTAAATAGGCTTATTTGTCTCAGTAACtggttaaagggtatgacaaaacctggggaaatgcgaaaattccatcatttatccatcaacgcatgccttttgaattcatatcgtgccacttcgtgtaattacacacatcgcaacaccaagaaaatgatagaaattaggtcgattgtcaagctaaaaggatgccggaaatctagcatattgtgtgcgtgacgtcactatagggaaacaatcggctcagtgcttagtactgaatggccgcGATGATGgcgaacaattttgtttctatttgcagcaACGAAtctgacgtaacgaacattcttctaatggtgacgaggagagttatgaacctttctttggtgttttgggttatcaatttgagcccaaacgaaagccaatgcagcctaatgaaaggatcattgaggggagcaatcacactgatgaaacaccggcggcaacagaattaccgaatggtttgttttgcatttctttttgtgaagctgatacaccgtgactgcaaaataaagtatagaataattatcatttaatatgctatcatcggtttcgctctgccaaccgacacaaatatgaatgggattcgaggatttgttctatatattttacgagcgataatttatacatgtgtccagtcctatatccaatgcgtgatatgtattttattataaaagagtactcactctggccatttccctcctttgctttgcctgggctgGTAAGGTGGTCTTATCTGAGCCAGTCATCCTCCTCTTTCaccgggcaccgcatctgctttcagcagcaatttcttagcaaaacctgatttcatttgcccatagttctattagctttcaggtgtaaaatgcgcaccacacaaaacagtgccggaggctgggtctgcaaaattagccctcttagcactgacgaactttactcaaagtccagctctttttctcgcgttcggaaactcatgggtactacattgcgacaaatggctatttgtaaaccacatagcatgacaggtttgaaccattttagccattttttgataaaacacgaacgcaactctctcgtcgatgaacaacgatggcacctgcctcgaccttttgtttccttgttatgacgtctccgccccattcggctgtttccggaacactttcggaaatgttcgtcattttcgatctattttcgataattgctcattaatgtgattgattttttgttaactttatcaatatttgttatcttggttatatttgttattgatgtctcacaccccctttgcgttttcataccctttaaagtaGAAGTAACTCCAGAGGTTTTTTCATCTTGGTTGCACTCAATGTTGAATGAGGTTTTTTCATCTTGGTTGCACTAAATGTTGAATGTTAAAAAACTTAATGTTGAAGTTTTACActttaattgttattttcttgcagtttaactcatttgctcccaaaaacgtataaatacgttgtatttttaaatgctgaacTGTCCCGCAAACGTATTTATacttcttttgcgttttttttttatttttttttataagaagcatatatatagcttccgctgtaTCCGAGAAACAAGGAACAACGctccaaaccaattttaaagcaataaaactggccactggagggcagtagcgcattttggaagactaggcaacccgattcaacagcagtgaacggccaGGCAGCATTGTCAGAGCGCTGGCGGCTTGagcccaggcggcgctccgaccggacaaaacaacgagaggacacctgggacgccaggcgctggacgaccgtgcaaaacgagtgaaatgcaaaaataatccatctttgtgagaaaacgatgagggaaaagtttacacagctgacgtggcgacaacggcgtcatctcggcgacaaaccgtcatctctcagtagtcgtgtgtgaataaattgttactttgctatctaaagctctatttgtctggttgttcgtggtattttgtaaaaggaaaacattattcagatgtttggaatgtaactaatgcaaaaaatagctttgttaaagtcaaagttatgtttgaaatgtatgcgtttacaaaaagctcattttctccgttttttcatcagaaattggaaaattgctcaaactaagctattttctaatgctgatttctaaagaatggaaaaagatacaaacttacttttttttctgctgaaagaagagagtctaatctttcttttggtgggttccaagtttatatagcaaaagaacataattttctgttGGCCTTGCAaagtcagtcaaaatccagaaaaaacggccgggagcgaagggacttgctctggtgaaaatggctgggagtgaaagagttaattATCAGTGTTTACATTTCACTATTTGATAgaaaatgtcaatattttatGCCTTGTAGCTTTTATGTTGTGTACTACGCACTGGAAAgtagttactgtttacatttctaaagaaaaatgttttcaaagaacATGATGAATAATCAGGGTACCTGAAACACTTCAAACCTGAATAGCTCTATTAGCACTTTCACCAATTGTTTGTTGAATGGCATTACATATTAACAGCAATACATTTGTTGTTAaactcaaaaaggctttttattAAGAACATGATTTGTTTTGTCAATATATAGTTTTCAATTAGAAtgcgattaatttcgattaattacagaccctgtaattaactcgattaaaatttttaatcgagtcccaccattaattttatatatatatatatatatatatatatatatatatattagggctgtcaaacgattaaaatttttaatcgagttaattatagcttaaaaattaattaatcgtaattaatcgcaattaatcacaattcaaaccatctataaaatatgccatatttttctgtaaattattgttggaatggaaagataagacaagatggatatatacattcaacatacggtacataaggactgtatttgtttattataacaataaatcaacaagatggcattaacattattaacattctgttaaagtgatccatggatagaaagacttgtagttcttaaaagatgaatattagtacaagttatagaaatgttatattaaaacgcctcttaatgttttcgttttaataaaatttgtaaaattttcaatcaaaaaataaactagtagccctgttctgtcctcaatgtgtgtgagtatacaaattgacagatagcaaaCATAAgtttcaaaaagaaatcagacggtgtggcaaagttgcatgggctttactgaagtcatctctttttgacaggagcacgtttcttgtatttttgtaaaactgaaaataacaaggcaatgtgtcaataacttgcataaatcacaaaataacataaaatgtacacacacgtgtccatttgagcagtagcactagccaattagctcacaagcatctaacaatgtaactgcatttcaccatatatgtgaacaaattcaaatacacatcatcaataactatctaatgctcatgaatataaacaaaggaggaatataactcacaaacgatgcatgtattagacacaaacagtgtgatggggctatgagaactgccactgaatactggatgcggacgttagctggtctgaatagcactgtctattagtgtgggtTCGCGTCGACAAATaaacacgtcagaaaagcgcgccgaaacccaaataatcagctgcactgaattgccagcagagggcgacattacgccatataacatatgcaagtcacacccaagcgccagcagagggcggaaaaactccataaaacacaattaacaagttggcctttcactgtactgacatttaaatctgtctgagcgggcctagtgcgttaattgcgtcaaatattttaacgtggttaatttaaaaaattaattaacgcccgttaacgcgataattttgacagccctaatatatataaatatatatatatatatatatatatatatgtgtgtatagccATTTTTCATTGGAAAACACTATGGCATTAATGACAGTTTTCAGATCTTCGTAGGTTCTTAATTGGATTTGGGTCTGTGCCATTCTAATAAATGAATAGATTTATCTCTTAGCCAGTCCACTATCACTCTGGCTTTATTACACACAGCAAACGGCTTCAATGTCTGGAGTAggaagaatattttttttttgcctcgtaCCGTAATTTGGACAAtattttatacctgtccgcaccacgtttaaggtgcgttcaTAAACGCCACGCTCCTGCAAGGGATGACTGCGCAGAAAGGGCAGGCTCGTGTGTGACCTTATCAACACCAAGTGGGTCACCTCTGAACCGGAAGCTTATCATTTTTTGGCATTTCCATGTGTTCACCGGACATATTGAAGCGTAAAATTTACAAGCTCTTTCAGTTGTAAAAAGGAGCACGAAAGCTCCGAAagcttttttaacgcaacccgcaACGTGTTTAGTTCTTTGTTTAATCCATAGCaatgcccttgacaacgaaattgcttttcttcgacagtcttcggaaatcttcggaaatgacgtcacacagagaactgcgagggacgTCCGCCATTGAACAGTAGTGTTGCAttacttctcggtaagatgccacgacggtgtgtggcgatgtattgttctcaatctaaaggaAAGTTGtacgagtggccaaaggatagcagagcacgtaaatggacatctttcgttcgcacgaagcgaatgaatttcacgccatcatcgagtagtgttctctgctacaaacacttcaaAGATACCTGCTTCcacaaccggtctgcttatgatcaaggatttgctaaaaagtaagtgtgatttttggatagatgactgattactttgtcaaagcagagctgccaactgttgtggaatgaacagtagaaggtagCGACGTTAAACGAAAGCCAACTCGAGGCAAAACCCCCTGttgtgttgtggaatgaacagtagaagctagcgacgttagccgaaagctaactcgaGGCAATTGCCaatcatgttgtggaatgaaccaaGAGAATCTGGCTGCAGCCtgcctctctcagtaccctgcgccgctcgtctcaatacccatcccgcagacacGAAATGATGCAATATCGCAGCTCTGTCTcctcagaccggaaatgacaACGTAAAGCAGCGCTCGAGCTCTGAGCTTCCAGTTTTATCGTTGAAATAGTTTGCCTCCATTCGAACGTAAACCCTAATTTACTTTTCGCACGTATTTTATATTCATTTTCAGCATCACTTATTATTacttaaataatattttatttccaTACTCCTTAAATTGAGTCGGTGAAATCGGGAGATTCTCTCTCTAAGCGTGCGCAGTCAGTTTGTTAAAGCCTGCTGATTTTACTGAAATGAAAAAGAAACACCGTTACATTACATCAAAATTGAAATACACATTACTGCAATAAAGGTTTAATTCGTGACTGAAAGATCGCGTGTGACCTATCGCAGTGTGTACTTTAATTTGTCAATTGTAAAAATTACTCCAATTGAGAATTTTTACAAATTGCTGTCATGCTTACATTCTTATAAACGGACACATTAATATAGCTTCATTACAATTTAATGTATCAAAAAAGTAATATTCTCTATATGGTGCAACCAAACCAATGTTCTTGTCTTACATTTTGCAACTTCATTCATGTGGGTGCTTGCTCTTCAACATCCTAATTAAGTAATTCAGAAACTATATTAAGCACTTTCTGCTCCAGTTAAGGCAGCCTTatttcaaacagaaatgacaaaatagTTGCAATGTgttagttatttttttcttttatcccagacaatagttgtaGGTTGTGTTAATATCTGATATTTTTCGGCGAACACCGCTGCCTTCATCAGAGGTAATTAAAACAAGCTACAACTAAAAtctgggataaaaaaaaaagtctataagtgtagaaaaatgaactggATACAACCAGTTGTATTGcggtaaactttattttttatctttattagtttttattattattgagagaATATCAGATACTTTCTTTAGTCAACAATCTCCTCAGAAAAGGTAAATCCGTCTTCCAGATGGTTGAAACGCAACTTGAATGCCTCCTAGACAGTCGTTTTCATTTTTGCCTTCACTGAGTTCAATTATTCTGATGGTACACCACTGTACAACTTCCTGGAGCTCATCCTCTTCCATCCGCAGGATGCTTGGGAACTGCTACCGCATTGATTGAggcagttttttgctttttgtttttctaacCCTGTCCGAGGCTTTTGTGCTGCACAATCCTTTCACCAAAACTGTTCTTTGGAAAAGAGAACGAAAAGAGCTATTTCAATGTTACatgagtaaaaataaaaatgatgctttgttatttttatatttggTTGATTTGTTTCTTTTCAGGTATTGCATTGAACTAGGtatataaacaggggtgcacataatttttttgcccaggttctaagtggaggacctggagatgtgacttggtcctcattgagcttgagagccgacccgcctaatgcgataaatttatgacaagctttacttagagccaattaactttaattaattatattaacaattaatgcctggttaacatcaactggcacaacaaaattgccattactttgaagtgaaatgtaaagaaataaacataaacgcaccaattcaaaataaagggcattatgcggctcccacattaactccaagcctttttaaaagtgggatgtcctcctcataagacctcattgagcgtgcatgtttagctttgtaaaatgcgagcaaaaacacgtttgtcagtgcatggcgccgttttcattacctttattccgccacttgtccatagggcgagtacggtgctgtctgacattgatagtttgcttaaccctttaaggtctgggcctattttgtctgattttgcatgcctttgaagttgcctttatatttcaaagaaagaattgtttacgatggcctggtttggtccctttttttgtgacaccttgaacttcatgtccaaactgttgtttccttcactgaccaattataaatcatcattttgggcccaaaaagaccaaaaattccaaaatcgttttgtcaaaatttttaatattgatgtccaattgacaaccaaacatgcgtaacgaaccgttttgaaactttgtaatatttattcaacatgttaggattaacattcaaccaaaaaaaattagaataaatagtcttatatttgacaattcaacataaacaacaggtatagccataggcgttttttgcctttatacatgctctagtcaaaacaggttatatacagcagaccgaacagtgaaaaaatatataccatcgaacacaaaaagtgtttagaggccatctctttatgagtttaggtattgcggcccatcacctgatgaaaactatgtacacacaatcaagcttcttgaacacacatttatatacacaaattgagaagactgattgtgggaaaaatatatatatatataacattgggaaaaaaagtattttcaaaaatatttacaataaacaagttaaattttttttaggcatgccactccgaaaagcagcttcgccctggaattagacacagggcgacatcacacagcccacacttccatggggtgtcggtcctctttccactcttccattttcatttcactttactttcattgtcactataaatgtacatgaaaaaaagtcagtatttatgaaaataataaagtataaaataaaaatatatacagcaataaataataatggaaatctatatgtatgacaatagaaagaataccatagctgaatatgtgctacatccctaatcttcatatggaaagaagaacaccacaattataaattcctgccttggatacacacagtgcacgtacgactttgatctgatatgcacattttattattatatacacaaacacactttACACACTTTATATTGCATcataattaactttgtcttgcaatatcaaaagaaactttcaaaagaaactttttcagcataaaaaaaaaaaaaaatgtgagtttgcttacctctgctcgtcgatggcgtcacccacgtgttcaaatccgtcactatcttcactcgaggactcttccgaagaagacgatgatgacgaatttggaccatcctcttcctcaagttgatcaaaaagcacaattgcttgcgctaaatttagttttccgttcattctcaaagtcacacagagTCGCTGCTCAATCCAaatggccgtcgctcgccacctcgctgcttcagaacactcctccctctcgttcggtggaacctcgcacggcaattatatttattaaaaaaaaaaaaaaaaaaaaaacgcattttgtgcttccactgtgacttcaaaagggttcgtttgatttgtgttttttttatggagcttccgttttgaaaaaggactagaaatgatggaaatatagacataaacaaatgatccatgcagcgttttaatgtttttttgagaggacaataaaactataaaacttgaatgacaatatctcacgttttagttggttgattgacttcaaataataacgagagtaaaccgcaacttccgcactttaaaacgagaccaaccaacggcatgttggtgacgtaattaaaacgtgagggcgcttcaaagacgacgtgcgctgaggacgcgccggcgcgtccttcgactctcaagggttaattgccacatgctctctgttttttcgtgcttttcaaagtttggatggctgaaattctttgaccctacataaaatgcgctgctcttatcggcgacattgggattctcacggcacattttgtaccgcatttccgtgcgagcatcatttacttctagccacggtacatgctgcagccacttttcagcaaaagtccttttttcggtagctccggtgacgtctctgtcgcctgtctgtcttttgacgggggtgggggaacacggaagtaattactcagtgtggcctgcctcttcgacattttgagaagttattttctcgtgtccgccgcaaatacagtggtcagccatcggtacgcaaaagcgtatggaacccGTTgaaggccagcgcgtttgtctacgtcaagtacgcatgcgcgcatgcggaccacttatgtgcacccctgtatataaacAATTTtaccacttttttttcaccacgtcTTCTTGGAATGGGCCACCATCACTTTCAAGGAGCAGTGGTTACACCTCttcctaaaaaataaataagtgaattaAGGGCGGCAGGTTCAAAAGTGCTTCAGAGTAATGCACACTACAAAGTCCTTAAAAG from Corythoichthys intestinalis isolate RoL2023-P3 chromosome 21, ASM3026506v1, whole genome shotgun sequence includes:
- the LOC130909583 gene encoding zinc finger BED domain-containing protein 4-like produces the protein MLPWPNRNTSWSATEWIKLEKLAAILEPCRYVTELFGGETYVSCSVVLPALRYLYNTMKVSDEDSTYIVRYKTAFRKDLSERKATLNQEWLKLATVLDPCFKDLKCLSSEEREVVWSKLEELLVAESNKATSERRNEPPKTRDLLFFASDSESDDSDDGHSHALSLYRAEHSVSETDCPLSWWSVHAGAHPHVSNLAKKYLASPATSVPCERIFSLAGNIIQKKRAALSAENVNRLICLSNWLKGMTKPGEMRKFHHLSINACLLNSYRATSCNYTHRNTKKMIEIRSIVKLKGCRKSSILCA